The Glycine soja cultivar W05 chromosome 19, ASM419377v2, whole genome shotgun sequence genomic sequence taaaGGTCAGTGTATCATATCTTGTAACATTATAATACCTTGCAATGCTCAAAAAAATTTTATTCAGTCTCTATTCTCTCAAATTCCTCCTTTAATTCCTAAAACCCTGTAATTTCAACAAAATCAAAGAATTTTTCTATATCTATAGCTTCACTTTACTATCAAGTTCATCAACCACAGGTTAATATCTTAAAAACTCAAGAACTTTTTTCTTCTGTACATTGATTATGAAAGCGAAAAGTCTTAAGAGAAAATTCATGCAATGTCCTCCAGTTTCCGTAAAGCCACCAATCAATAACTAGCAAATAACTGAATTTCAAACAAGTAAcatgaaaaatcaattttgcagacacagacatttaaaaaaatactttgtaaTTCATAAACCATATAAAGCAGATAAGAATTCAAATCTCTTTTTTGTGGAAGAAGACATGCGAAAGAATTTCAAACTCCATGTTATTAAACAGAGAAAATGAGGAATAAAAAACATGTCAGGATTATATTCCATCGCCCCATATAAGAAACCCCAAAAAATGCACACCTTAGCTAGCAACGTCTTCCCAGTTCCAGGTTCGCCGTATAAAATGACTCCCTTAGGAGGCTTGATACCAATGTCTTCATACAGTTCAGGATGCGTCAGGGGAAGTTCGACTGCTTCTTTAATTTCCTGTATCTGAGCATCTAAACCACCAATATCAGCATATGATTCCAAAGGTGCCTTTTCAACCTTCATAACAGAGACCATTGGATCAACTTCATCTTGAAGAAGCCCAACAACAGAGAGAACCTGATAAAGAACCATACATGATAAGAAGCATTACATTTCCAGCATCTAATCATATCAACTGCACAAAAAGAGATGACTGATCTTAATACAAAAACAATTATGTCAATATCCATGtccattttttccaaaaaaaaacatggttcaacaaaaatattttattcacaaCTTTTCTCACCCTCTTTCCAGGTTCCGGTGTCCACAAGTTAGTTACAAGGTAGTAATGTGTTATTTCACATCTCTCAAAATTTATAACTTCTTCAACAAGATAGGAACACTTCCTCATTTATATTTTCTGTGGATTGTGAGACAACTTTCCATGACACAATCCCAGACTACACCAAACAACAGCAACACATAATGGGTGTGTTTGAATAACCGTCCACACACAGTCCAATACACCTAAACGGAAAAGTTTGTCTCTGGTTGGATTAAAATGAACGGACCATGTTTAAGATGTGGGAATGGAAATCCAAACACACAATATCTCCAACATGTTGCCACATCAACAGAAAACCCTTGAACaaccttaaaatatatattcaacagctcttaataacattttttagatACATGAAAGATCAACCACCCCTGGCAGCCCAAAACAAAAACAGCAGGGTGTACCCATTAACCATTCCAACAAGCACCATTATCAACGAAACTTTTAGTACTTCCTAATACAGTATTATCATGTCAAAAAGTTACCAAATATGTCAAGTGTTCAACCTAATGCATACCTTTGATTaacttaatatattttcaaaacaggctataaaatataattataatcaaaaCCCTATTGAGAGAGAGAGCATTAGAGGGGAAATAACAATTTTCTACCAACTCAAAATGACCAAACCAGCTTTCATTTGAACTCCACTGCATCACAATGTCTCTCACCCCAAGCTATTCAATCTAAAATCACAAAATCCCAACccacaaaccaaacacacaatCTAACCACTAAAGTCTAAACcctatccccccccccccccccccccaaaatcCATCACAAAATAGGGCAGTCAATCAATCAAAACGCTAAAACAATTCAACAAATCAGCAGCATACCCTAACCCTACCTTGTTATGCATCAAAATAGCGCATCCAGGCTCGAGCTGATCCTTATCGACGAAAGACAAGATACCAACATAGTACTCGGGCCCCACCGAGGACGAAACTATGGCATGACTCTCGTCAATGAGTTCCTCTAGGTTACCAACGCTCATAGGAGAACCTCGGAGATCATCGACCTTGGATCTGTCTTCCTCGGCCTTCTCCTCCTGCGGCTTCAGCCTCTCCTGGTTCGCCACGAACTCCTCCTCCATCAAGAGGTAGTCCTTTATGCGCTCCAGCTTCAGCAGCCTTAGCTTGCACTTCGACAGCGGCGTCACCGTCGGCAGCCGCGCCGCCGCCTCCGGGCCCTTCTGCTTACGCTGCTTACGGCCCACGCGGGCCGGCGGCGCCGCCGGCTCgaacttcttctccttcttgtcGCCGCCGTCCGGCTTCCGGTCCCCCGGAAGACCCTGCCGGTTCAGACCGCCCGGTGTTCCCTGACCCATGCTTTTGGTTTTCGAATATGCGAAAGTTagagaagaaaaattagaatgaTTTACATATACTTGCTACTTGCCTTTGTGCACAAGTTAAAGCTAGCAATTGGGCCTTTGGGCCCTTTGGGCCTTTGTGCACGTTATACTTGCTACTGCTATTTCAAATCCAGAAACCGCTTTCACTTGGGCCTGGTAGCCCTTTGTTTTCATTGCCTCTGTACGAccgacaagaaaaaaaaatccagaaaTTGTTGTGAATCCAAAATTATCTCTGAAACAGTATGATGACATAAAAACTTAACTCTCCTTGAAATTATCATTTacgtataagaaaaaaaaaaagtttcgcTGGAATATTATGGATATCAAGCATTCAATATTTGAATTGTCAAAGTTTTTGTCAAGGGTTTCAAATTTGAAAGGGTACCATAGAAAAGATTTCAAATATCTACGTTGTtttaggaaggaaaaaaaaatctactcaATCATGTCAAAACATGTCAACATGGTTTGGGTCATTATTGTCTATCAAACTTGATCGGATCAAAATCGAGTTTATCCAAGTTGATAGCATAATCAAACTGATAGTCAATCCAATTTTCATAACTAGAGGTACTCATCATTCAAGTATTTACATAACTATAATcataactaataaataattagaatataAGTGGATATTATAACTAcaactataattaattataatttgatataacaagttattatttttaaaatatgaatatgtaattgattatgaatgaattagttatataatcaattgtataaaaagttatatttaaaatcaattaaataactgattataaaagaataaaaataagtattcaTTTTATAACTAGTTTTATAACTAgaactatttttaaataaaaattatttaaaataaccaTAACTATAAAACTATTGAAACAATTATTCACCCATCTTGACagcattttgtttttctagCTAACACAAATATCGTAAACAGCATATATATAGTTGACTATTTTACTTTGAGAACTTTGACCATGTATATCCGGAAGTGACATGTACGTATTcaagattaagaaaataattaatgagaaCTGAGAAgtcaaaagtaaataaattttaacgtgcaaaatggaaagaaacagaaaaaaactAACTACAATATGGGAAAGCAGCTTGCTGCATCAGCAACAGACTGAGAGTTGAGATCAGTTTTTGGTTTATGTTACAACCCCTACACACACCAACCCACCAATAATGTGTATAATTGTATTAGTAGATTACAAGTttgcaaattttatttaaaaaaactagagTTTCCAATTTGAGTTTAAATCTTCAATATGCAATTATGTTAAACATGCAGGAAGAGAATTTCATTGTTTGAGTTATAATGATCGTATTTTACTCGAGTGAGATTACATCCTTAAGATACATATTGTGGGAGGGACTGGACCATGCCCATGAACTGCACCCAAACCAGTGTATTGTTGGTGGGGCTTCAGTTTGGTTTAGCATACTTAACtgcaacaatattttttgtagCATGGTTTCTTTTTTCGCAAAAAAAGGCTGAGACGTTTTCGTTTTCTAGTTTGGCATGCTGTGTGTTGGTGTCTTTGGTTCCATCGCAATAAGGTGATCTTTAAAGGACAATTCCTGACATTTAATCCGTGTTTCAACATATTCAAGGTGTGTCTTGGGTTTGGTTTAGATATAAGGGACCGTGCTCAAGTGTTCATTATTTGATTTCCAAATTGGTGCCTAAGTCCTCTTGATTGTTTACAGAGAATATAGATTACTTTATATTCTTTAGTGGTTGTTCATTAATTGGGGGGATATATTCTAATCTTTTTGTATATATCATTGATATAGGATCACATTTTGTGTCCTATGAATAAAATTTTTGAGTTTGTcttaaaaagtaataataataacgtatttttttataaaataaaaaaggtaacggggtaaaaaaaaattgacaaatattttttatcaaacttattaaaataaaatttaaaaaagttgaaATCAACATTTTAAGCTCAAATAAACTTTATATAAACCCTTTTGAACATCATAGTCAAGTTCATGAATAACCTCTTttttagaagagaaaaaagtgATAAACTTATTAAACTACAAGTCgtatagttttttaatttaatttgctcACAAAAAGTAAATCAAGTTAGATTAATTTACTTTATTAGCAACTagtgatgaatcaacaatggaTGGAGTTGACTCACTGTGAAACCTTTACCTATATagcttaaaataagtaaaattggAAAACTAGAAAATTTAGCTGACTTTGTTGAATGCCTGTAATTGTGTACTGTTGTGTACACTACTGTAcacttcttacttttttttataaaaaaaaactgtaattaaacagtgtttattttttaaacgtaataattaaatttttccttCCATTAAAATGGTATGTATGAATACTGATCATTTTTTACACTTCTTACTTTTCTCCATCTTTctttatatcaaattatttatttcatctattatatctacaatttttttctcttctatgagAATGTACATGCATCATGTCATGACTCATGAGTATGTACATATGCATGAtgcatcatttttgttttccaatTGCGGGGAAAAAACCAGTAATAAGAACATGATTTTGTTAGATACTAGCTTGTAATAGAGTATAACAGAAGGTAGGTGATGGTTATTCACTAACGTTGACGTCCTAACAAGTTCTTATTCAATTCGATCATTCAATCGACGTGCTACTTGTTAACGTCCTAACAAGTTCTTATTCAATTCGATCATTCAATTGACGTGCTACTTGTTACTACTACTACTATCTGCAAGATGTGCCACAATACTGGAACTGGTAAATGTAACACAGAGCTGGTGTGCCATCTGCACACTTTTAACTGGTCCTGCCCAACTTCTTCTACTCCATTCAAAACTTCACCAAACTCTGACATTAGTATTTAATACTTAATACATGTAAGCATTCAGCAGGCACCACACCTGCAGGAATAAGAAACTTGATGTCCAAAAAGTTTGAATATATATGATCTATATATAAACttcttgataaatttttataagaaaataaattaattttttttcataacctAACTCatacataagttaaaatttatgtgGTTATTGTACTAGTATAAAAGTTGgccaattttaatttgaatgtatTGATATTGATTATCTTACTCCCTTGCAGCCTTAAGAACTGAGACCGCACCTACTGAAAGAGATATCATTAGTTATATTTCGCGATGGATCGAATTATGTTGTGGACCACTTATATAAGTAGCTATAAACTACGTGGAAGAAGAAAGCTGAGAGCAGAATATTCCCCCCTTCAAATTCAAATAGTGATAATTAATCCAGTATTTTGAACCCTCGCCTTTGCAATGGCTCCATTGATTAATAACGTAATGTTCCTGTCTATATATTTTAGGGAACTTCCAAATGTTTGACTCTAATGTATATTTTCTTTCGGTCCAAACTATAACTGGTTGGCCATGAGGCCCATGACATGTAcgtataaattcaaaaataatatagtaaatTCCTGATGACCACCGAATTAATTCTTACGGAAAAAAGTTATAGTACTACATTCAATAGTcaacactattttttattttctatcatctTTTAAAAACTGAAGAACTTATATATACCAATACTACAAGATCTATTTTTTTCTGATTAATTTGCCTCTATGAAATACATCCGTACAATAAAAACATGTGGCTATAAAGCTAATGTATGGCCCTCTATTTACTTTCAGGCCTGAAAGGAAAGGGAAATTTCATAGGTATACAGAAAATAACAGcatattttacctcttttatcGTTATAAAGAAAAACACAAGTTTAGTTCTTTTGatgtttttgatatttttttatgttgttcttgaattaaattaaagtgttatttaaataatacatatgattaataaaaaaagtttgcaTTAAAATTTCAGACGTAACCTTCAATTCTAATAAGAAATTTataccaaagaaaaaaattacttaaaaaattacatcTAAATTCTGTCTCTAAATTGTTACATCCCTTTTTCTCTTTCCActtcatctttcattttttctctaaTCTTGTGCTTTTTTCCTTTGTATTCTTCTTGTACTTTCGCTTCTTAGttcttacataaaaaaaaaaaaaagtagctaGATACTCATCATTTCCTATGAAATAAGCCACTGTATGGCTGACTTTATTATCACTAGcattgattgattaattattttaacaatacaTCAGTTTCAATTTTATAAAGACTATTCCAAAAAttagtaaaacatattttttaaaataaatttaattgttgtTATAATAATAGATCCTTGTATTTTTTAGTTAGCACACACATTCATGCATTAATTTATATTAGCAACTGcatgtattttaaataattataaaagataaaatattaaatattaaaaaaaaatagtatactctctcacacacactcgTGTACATACGTAAAAATTGTGAGAAcatgtataaattatatat encodes the following:
- the LOC114400038 gene encoding 26S proteasome regulatory subunit 4 homolog A-like, which gives rise to MGQGTPGGLNRQGLPGDRKPDGGDKKEKKFEPAAPPARVGRKQRKQKGPEAAARLPTVTPLSKCKLRLLKLERIKDYLLMEEEFVANQERLKPQEEKAEEDRSKVDDLRGSPMSVGNLEELIDESHAIVSSSVGPEYYVGILSFVDKDQLEPGCAILMHNKVLSVVGLLQDEVDPMVSVMKVEKAPLESYADIGGLDAQIQEIKEAVELPLTHPELYEDIGIKPPKGVILYGEPGTGKTLLAKAVANSTSATFLRVVGSELIQKYLGDGPKLVRELFRVADDLSPSIVFIDEIDAVGTKRYDAHSGGEREIQRTMLELLNQLDGFDSRGDVKVILATNRIESLDPALLRPGRIDRKIEFPLPDIKTRRRIFQIHTSRMTLADDVNLEEFVMTKDEFSGADIKAICTEAGLLALRERRMKVTHADFKKAKDKVMFKKKEGVPEGLYM